One region of Streptomyces sp. CG4 genomic DNA includes:
- a CDS encoding aldo/keto reductase, producing MRTLGRSGVEVTPLGFGAAPLGNLYTPLDDEQAGEAVRAAWQRGIRYFDTAPHYGLGLSERRLGAALRRYDRAHYTVSTKVGRRLEPAEGTGDDLANGFAVPATHRRVWDFSADGIRRTLEASLHRLGLDRVDVVYLHDPDDHAEQAFREGYPALEKLRAEGVVGAIGAGMNQTAMLTRFVRDTDVDVVLCAGRYTLLDQSAGTELLPAAAERGVSVVLGGVFNSGLLADPKPGSTYNYTRAPQELLGRALRMKAVAERHGTTLRAAALAFAAAHPAVACVLAGPRSAAEVHDGADQFASPIPPEFWRELRESGLLPEEEGPS from the coding sequence ATGAGGACGCTCGGTCGCAGCGGCGTCGAGGTCACCCCGCTCGGCTTCGGCGCCGCACCGCTCGGCAATCTCTACACCCCGCTGGACGACGAGCAGGCGGGGGAGGCGGTACGGGCCGCCTGGCAGCGCGGCATCCGGTACTTCGACACGGCTCCGCACTACGGCCTCGGTCTCTCCGAACGCCGGCTCGGCGCGGCCCTGCGCCGGTACGACCGCGCCCACTACACCGTGTCCACCAAGGTCGGCCGCCGCCTCGAACCCGCCGAGGGCACGGGGGACGACCTGGCCAACGGCTTCGCGGTACCCGCCACCCACCGCCGCGTCTGGGACTTCAGCGCCGACGGCATCCGCCGCACCCTGGAGGCGAGCCTGCACCGCCTCGGCCTGGACCGCGTCGACGTCGTCTATCTGCACGACCCCGACGACCACGCCGAGCAGGCCTTCCGCGAGGGCTACCCGGCCCTGGAGAAGCTGCGCGCCGAAGGAGTGGTCGGCGCGATCGGCGCGGGCATGAACCAGACCGCGATGCTCACCCGGTTCGTCCGCGACACCGACGTGGACGTGGTCCTCTGCGCGGGCCGCTACACCCTGCTCGACCAGAGCGCCGGCACCGAGCTGCTGCCCGCGGCGGCCGAGCGCGGGGTGTCCGTGGTCCTCGGCGGCGTCTTCAACTCGGGCCTGCTCGCGGATCCGAAGCCCGGGTCGACGTACAACTACACCCGGGCCCCACAGGAGTTGCTCGGCCGTGCCCTGCGCATGAAGGCGGTCGCCGAACGGCACGGCACCACCCTGCGCGCCGCCGCCCTGGCCTTCGCCGCCGCGCACCCGGCCGTCGCCTGTGTCCTGGCCGGTCCCCGTTCCGCAGCCGAAGTCCACGACGGTGCCGACCAGTTCGCGTCCCCAATCCCGCCGGAGTTCTGGCGCGAGCTGCGGGAGTCCGGCCTGCTGCCTGAAGAGGAAGGCCCGTCATGA
- a CDS encoding amidohydrolase, whose amino-acid sequence MTVDAHHHLWDLSVRDQDWIPEDSPLRRDFSLADLEPEARAAGVTRTVLVQTVTVPEETPEFLALADMHDLIAGVVGWTDLTRPDIADELDRLRELPGGSRLKGIRHQVQSEPDPEWLLRPDVRRGLTALADAGLVYDLVVLPHQLPACAQAAEALPGLTFVLDHLGKPPIASGAREPWASALRALAARPNTVAKLSGLLTEADPASRATADLRPYAETALAAFGPGRLMFGSDWPVCTLAAAYAEVLDVTRELTAGLSAAERTAVHEGTATRVYDL is encoded by the coding sequence GTGACCGTCGACGCCCACCACCACCTCTGGGACCTGTCCGTCCGTGACCAGGACTGGATCCCCGAAGACAGCCCGCTCAGGCGCGACTTCAGCCTGGCCGACCTCGAACCCGAGGCGCGGGCGGCCGGAGTCACCCGTACCGTCCTCGTCCAGACCGTCACGGTGCCCGAGGAGACCCCCGAGTTCCTGGCCCTGGCCGACATGCACGACCTGATCGCCGGTGTCGTCGGCTGGACCGACCTCACCCGCCCCGACATCGCCGACGAACTGGACCGACTGCGCGAACTCCCCGGCGGCTCCCGCCTGAAGGGCATCCGGCACCAGGTGCAGAGCGAGCCGGACCCGGAGTGGCTGCTGCGCCCTGACGTACGCCGGGGCCTGACGGCGCTCGCGGACGCGGGCCTCGTCTACGACCTCGTCGTCCTGCCCCACCAGCTCCCGGCGTGCGCCCAGGCCGCCGAGGCCCTTCCCGGGCTGACCTTCGTCCTCGACCACTTGGGCAAGCCGCCGATCGCCTCCGGAGCGCGGGAGCCCTGGGCCTCCGCCCTGCGCGCACTCGCCGCCCGCCCGAACACGGTCGCCAAGCTCTCCGGCCTGCTCACCGAGGCCGACCCCGCTTCCCGGGCCACGGCCGACCTGCGGCCGTACGCCGAGACCGCGCTGGCGGCCTTCGGCCCCGGCCGCCTGATGTTCGGCTCCGACTGGCCGGTGTGCACCCTGGCGGCCGCCTATGCCGAAGTCCTGGACGTGACAAGGGAGTTGACCGCCGGGCTCAGTGCGGCGGAACGCACGGCCGTCCACGAGGGCACCGCCACCCGCGTCTACGACCTCTGA
- a CDS encoding L-rhamnose mutarotase, with amino-acid sequence MRVALHTKVRPDRIAAYEAAHRDVPKELTAAIRAAGATSWTIWRSGTNLFHLLECVDYGRLLAELEQLPVNVAWQARMAELLDVVHDYSRDGAEAGLPVVWELP; translated from the coding sequence ATGAGAGTCGCCCTGCACACCAAGGTCCGTCCCGACCGCATCGCCGCCTACGAGGCCGCCCATCGGGACGTCCCGAAGGAACTCACCGCCGCCATCCGCGCCGCCGGCGCCACCTCCTGGACCATCTGGCGCAGCGGCACGAACCTGTTCCACCTGCTGGAGTGCGTGGACTACGGCCGTCTGCTCGCCGAACTGGAGCAGCTGCCGGTCAACGTGGCCTGGCAGGCTCGCATGGCCGAGCTGCTCGATGTCGTACACGACTACTCGCGTGACGGCGCCGAAGCGGGGCTGCCCGTCGTCTGGGAGCTGCCGTGA